One part of the Streptomyces lienomycini genome encodes these proteins:
- a CDS encoding NAD-dependent succinate-semialdehyde dehydrogenase — protein MSGTPTRLFVGGAWVDAVDGAVMAVDDPATGEILAHVADAGPKDARLAEEAAVQAQREWARTAPRARSEILRRAYEIVLERTDALARLMTSEMGKPLAEARGEVAYAAEFFRWFSEEAVRIDGGHGVLPDGRHRMLLSRRPVGPCLLITPWNFPLAMGARKIGPAIAAGCTTVLKPAPQTPLSGLALAAVLEEAGLPDGVLNVVTTSRAGEVCEPLLRGGQIRKLSFTGSTAVGRLLLAQCADTVVRTSMELGGNAPFVVFDDADLDAAVDGAMVAKMRNMGEACTAANRFFVHRSVAGEFADRLARRMGALVVGPGTGDGVDVGPLIDAAGRAKVEELVADAVERGARVLVGGHTPEGPGCFYPPTVLTDVSPESRLMGTEIFGPVAAVLAFDDEDEVVRRANDTPWGLVGYVFTEGLDRAMRVSERLEVGMVGLNTGLVSNPAAPFGGVKQSGLGREGGRVGIEEFLEYQYVALPTG, from the coding sequence ATGAGCGGCACTCCCACCCGACTGTTCGTCGGCGGCGCCTGGGTGGACGCCGTGGACGGCGCCGTCATGGCCGTGGACGACCCCGCGACCGGCGAGATCCTCGCCCACGTCGCCGACGCGGGACCCAAGGACGCCCGGCTCGCCGAGGAGGCGGCGGTCCAGGCGCAGCGGGAGTGGGCCCGTACGGCACCGAGGGCGCGCAGCGAGATCCTGCGCCGGGCGTACGAGATCGTCCTGGAGCGCACCGACGCGCTCGCGCGCCTGATGACCTCCGAGATGGGCAAGCCGCTGGCCGAGGCCCGGGGCGAGGTGGCGTACGCCGCCGAGTTCTTCCGCTGGTTCTCGGAGGAGGCCGTACGGATCGACGGCGGCCACGGCGTCCTGCCCGACGGACGCCACCGCATGCTGCTCTCCCGGCGCCCGGTCGGCCCCTGTCTGCTGATCACCCCGTGGAACTTCCCGCTCGCCATGGGCGCCCGCAAGATCGGCCCCGCGATCGCGGCCGGCTGTACGACGGTGCTCAAGCCGGCCCCGCAGACCCCGCTCTCCGGCCTGGCCCTCGCCGCGGTCCTCGAGGAGGCGGGGCTGCCGGACGGGGTGCTGAACGTCGTCACCACCTCCAGGGCGGGGGAGGTGTGCGAACCGCTGCTGCGGGGCGGGCAGATCCGCAAGCTGTCGTTCACCGGCTCGACGGCCGTCGGGCGGCTGCTCCTCGCCCAGTGCGCGGACACGGTCGTACGGACCTCGATGGAGCTGGGCGGCAACGCGCCGTTCGTGGTCTTCGACGACGCGGACCTGGACGCGGCCGTGGACGGCGCGATGGTCGCCAAGATGCGCAACATGGGCGAGGCCTGCACCGCCGCCAACCGCTTCTTCGTGCACCGCTCGGTGGCCGGGGAGTTCGCCGACCGGCTGGCCCGGCGGATGGGGGCGCTCGTGGTGGGCCCGGGCACCGGCGACGGCGTCGACGTCGGCCCGCTCATCGACGCCGCCGGACGCGCCAAGGTCGAGGAACTCGTCGCCGACGCGGTGGAGCGCGGCGCCCGGGTGCTGGTCGGCGGCCACACGCCCGAGGGGCCGGGCTGCTTCTACCCGCCCACCGTGCTCACCGACGTGTCCCCGGAGAGCCGGCTGATGGGCACGGAGATCTTCGGGCCGGTCGCGGCGGTCCTCGCCTTCGACGACGAGGACGAGGTCGTCCGCCGGGCCAACGACACCCCCTGGGGGCTCGTCGGATACGTCTTCACCGAGGGCCTGGACCGGGCCATGCGGGTCAGTGAACGCCTGGAGGTGGGCATGGTCGGGCTCAACACCGGCCTGGTCTCCAATCCCGCGGCGCCCTTCGGCGGCGTCAAGCAGTCGGGGCTCGGCCGGGAGGGCGGCCGGGTCGGGATCGAGGAGTTCCTGGAGTACCAGTACGTGGCGCTGCCGACGGGGTGA
- a CDS encoding aspartate aminotransferase family protein: MTALSPHLRQATPVVAVRGEGVHLHGEDGRRYLDFTAGIGVTSTGHCHPRVVAAAQEQAGTLIHGQYTTVMHPPLRRLVDKLGEVLPQGLDSLFFTNSGSEAVEAALRLARQATGRPNVLVCHGGFHGRTVAAASMTTSGTRFRSGFSPLMSGVVVTPFPTAFRYGWDEETATRFALRELDYTLQTISSPADTAAVVVEPVLGEGGYVPANRAFVEGLRERADRHGFLLILDEVQTGVGRTGRFWGHEHFGVTPDILVTAKGLASGFPLSGIAAPEELMRKAWAGSQGGTYGANAVACAAACATLDVVRDEKLVENAEAMGARLRHGLEAVAARTPAVGDVRGMGLMLASEFVTEDGEPDPETAARVQRAAVDEGLLLLLCGAWNQVVRMIPALVIDETAVDEGLRAWAAAVESGTRGGRS; this comes from the coding sequence ATGACCGCACTGTCGCCGCACCTTCGCCAGGCCACCCCCGTGGTGGCGGTCCGGGGCGAGGGAGTCCACCTCCACGGCGAGGACGGCCGCCGCTATCTGGACTTCACCGCCGGCATCGGCGTCACCAGCACCGGCCACTGCCACCCCAGGGTCGTGGCCGCCGCCCAGGAACAGGCCGGCACCCTGATCCACGGCCAGTACACGACCGTCATGCACCCGCCGCTGCGACGCCTGGTCGACAAGCTCGGCGAGGTGCTGCCGCAGGGCCTGGACAGCCTGTTCTTCACCAACTCCGGCAGCGAGGCGGTCGAGGCCGCCCTGCGGCTGGCCCGGCAGGCCACCGGCCGCCCCAACGTGCTGGTCTGCCACGGAGGCTTCCACGGCCGCACCGTGGCCGCCGCCTCCATGACCACCTCCGGCACCCGCTTCAGGTCCGGGTTCTCGCCCCTGATGAGCGGCGTGGTCGTCACCCCCTTCCCCACGGCCTTCCGCTACGGCTGGGACGAGGAGACCGCCACCCGCTTCGCCCTGCGGGAACTGGACTACACCCTCCAGACGATCTCCTCGCCCGCCGACACCGCCGCCGTCGTCGTCGAGCCGGTCCTCGGCGAAGGCGGGTACGTCCCCGCGAACCGCGCCTTCGTCGAAGGGCTGCGGGAGCGGGCCGACCGGCACGGCTTCCTGCTGATCCTCGACGAGGTGCAGACCGGTGTGGGCCGCACCGGCCGGTTCTGGGGACACGAGCACTTCGGCGTCACCCCCGACATCCTCGTCACCGCCAAGGGCCTGGCCAGCGGCTTCCCGCTGTCCGGCATCGCCGCCCCCGAGGAGCTGATGCGCAAGGCCTGGGCCGGCTCGCAGGGCGGCACCTACGGCGCCAACGCGGTCGCGTGCGCGGCGGCCTGCGCCACACTGGACGTCGTACGCGACGAGAAGCTCGTCGAGAACGCCGAGGCGATGGGCGCGCGCCTGCGCCACGGACTGGAGGCCGTCGCGGCCCGTACACCGGCCGTCGGCGACGTACGGGGCATGGGGTTGATGCTGGCGAGCGAGTTCGTCACCGAGGACGGCGAGCCGGACCCCGAGACCGCCGCCCGGGTGCAGCGGGCCGCCGTCGACGAGGGCCTGCTGCTCCTGCTCTGCGGGGCCTGGAACCAGGTGGTGCGGATGATCCCGGCCCTGGTGATCGACGAGACGGCCGTGGACGAGGGGCTCCGGGCATGGGCCGCCGCCGTCGAGTCCGGCACGCGGGGAGGCCGGTCATGA
- a CDS encoding PucR family transcriptional regulator, giving the protein MCENRRPGAAGRPPTVADVLALPVLAGGDPRVVTCAEHVDRPVRWVHVTELTDPASFLKGGELVLTTGMPLPDDPAGVRRYVDELAAVGAAALVIELVRRYHRPPDALVRACRARGLPLVTLAKDVNFLEVTQVVHTLILGHQADAMHRTQRVHEAFTALTLRGAGPEEVVRAASEMGGRTVVLEDLVHRALVCEPSGTTARAALADWERRSRTTPVTDRVDVSGPEGWLAAPVEYRGETWGRVVMLPGRAFGPEDVTVLERTAMALTIARLTRPTPWERTAHRNTLRDLVEQRHRSPADARARVAALGLPAEDVSFVAVLADLPPEEDTAGAETRLAEELTTTGARALVGLLSSTRVGVLLALGPSRPWREAVERLSRTALDAAPGAAVSVGSPAGDLAGVARSFREAGRVAEATEPGRPPPPGRSFHERSDIGLRRLLFALRDDLRVQDYAERQLGPLLDHDARHGTGLVATLRGYLDAAGNKTVAARSAGLSRETVYQRLRTIERLLGRDLESGEQRTELHVALQALDALRAGPPSGPDR; this is encoded by the coding sequence GTGTGCGAGAACCGGCGGCCCGGCGCGGCGGGCCGGCCGCCCACCGTGGCCGACGTCCTGGCCCTGCCCGTCCTGGCCGGGGGCGATCCGCGGGTGGTCACCTGCGCGGAGCACGTCGACCGTCCGGTCCGCTGGGTCCACGTCACCGAACTGACGGACCCCGCCTCCTTCCTCAAGGGCGGCGAACTCGTCCTCACCACCGGTATGCCCCTGCCCGACGACCCCGCCGGTGTGCGCCGCTACGTCGACGAACTCGCCGCCGTCGGTGCCGCCGCCCTGGTCATCGAGCTGGTGCGCCGCTACCACCGGCCGCCCGACGCGCTGGTCCGGGCCTGCCGTGCGCGCGGGCTGCCCCTGGTCACGCTCGCCAAGGACGTCAACTTCCTGGAGGTCACCCAGGTCGTCCACACGCTGATCCTCGGCCACCAGGCGGACGCGATGCACCGGACGCAGCGCGTCCACGAGGCGTTCACCGCGCTCACCCTGCGCGGCGCGGGCCCCGAGGAGGTGGTGCGCGCCGCGTCGGAGATGGGCGGGCGTACGGTCGTGCTGGAGGACCTGGTCCACCGGGCGCTGGTCTGCGAGCCCTCGGGCACCACGGCCCGGGCCGCGCTCGCGGACTGGGAACGGCGTTCGCGCACCACGCCCGTCACCGACCGGGTGGACGTCTCGGGTCCCGAGGGATGGCTGGCGGCCCCGGTGGAGTACCGGGGCGAGACGTGGGGCCGGGTGGTCATGCTGCCCGGCCGGGCCTTCGGACCCGAGGACGTCACGGTGCTGGAGCGCACGGCGATGGCGCTCACCATCGCCCGTCTCACCCGCCCCACACCCTGGGAGCGCACCGCCCATCGCAACACGCTGCGCGACCTGGTCGAACAGCGTCACCGCTCCCCCGCGGACGCGCGGGCCCGGGTGGCGGCCCTGGGGCTGCCCGCGGAGGACGTCTCCTTCGTGGCCGTGCTCGCGGACCTGCCGCCCGAGGAGGACACCGCGGGCGCCGAGACGCGCCTCGCCGAGGAACTGACCACGACGGGGGCGCGGGCCCTCGTCGGGCTGCTCTCCTCCACCCGCGTCGGGGTGCTGCTGGCGCTGGGCCCGTCCCGGCCGTGGCGCGAGGCGGTCGAACGGCTGAGCCGCACGGCGCTGGACGCGGCTCCGGGCGCGGCCGTGAGTGTCGGCTCGCCGGCCGGTGACCTCGCCGGCGTCGCCCGCTCGTTCCGCGAGGCGGGCCGGGTCGCGGAGGCTACCGAGCCCGGCCGTCCGCCGCCGCCCGGCCGCTCCTTCCACGAGCGGTCGGACATCGGGCTGCGCCGCCTGCTGTTCGCGCTGCGCGACGACCTCCGCGTCCAGGACTACGCGGAACGGCAGTTGGGTCCACTCCTCGACCACGACGCCCGGCACGGCACCGGCCTGGTGGCCACCCTGCGCGGCTATCTGGACGCCGCGGGCAACAAGACCGTCGCCGCCCGGTCGGCCGGGCTGTCGCGGGAGACCGTCTACCAGCGGCTGCGTACCATCGAGCGGTTGCTCGGCCGCGACCTGGAGTCCGGTGAGCAGCGCACCGAACTCCACGTGGCCCTTCAGGCCCTGGACGCGCTCCGGGCGGGTCCGCCGTCCGGACCGGACCGATGA
- a CDS encoding dihydrofolate reductase family protein, which yields MRTLISTAFVSLDGVVEAPGGEPGYRNSGWTVKDVDFVPEAYEIKGREQSEAAALLLGRVSYEAFSPVWPDLAEFPRYKVMPKYVVSTTLAEDDLVTNWGETTILRSLDEVAALKETEGGPIIVHGSATLNRGLSDAGLIDRYHLLVFPLLLGAGKRLFSDTDKDAQRLRLVEHEVYANGLQKNVFDVVR from the coding sequence ATGCGTACGTTGATCAGCACGGCCTTCGTCTCCCTCGACGGTGTGGTGGAGGCGCCGGGCGGCGAGCCCGGTTACCGGAACTCCGGGTGGACCGTCAAGGACGTGGACTTCGTCCCCGAGGCCTACGAGATCAAGGGCCGGGAGCAGAGCGAGGCCGCGGCGCTGCTGCTGGGCCGGGTCAGCTACGAGGCGTTCAGCCCGGTGTGGCCGGACCTGGCGGAGTTCCCCCGGTACAAGGTGATGCCGAAGTACGTCGTGTCCACCACCCTCGCCGAGGACGACCTGGTCACGAACTGGGGCGAGACGACGATCCTGCGCTCGCTCGACGAGGTCGCCGCGCTGAAGGAGACCGAGGGCGGCCCGATCATCGTCCACGGCAGCGCCACCCTGAACCGGGGCCTGTCGGACGCCGGCCTGATCGACCGCTACCACCTGCTGGTGTTCCCGCTCCTGCTCGGCGCGGGCAAGCGGCTGTTCAGCGACACGGACAAGGACGCGCAGCGGCTGAGGCTCGTCGAGCACGAGGTCTACGCCAACGGCCTGCAGAAGAACGTCTTCGACGTCGTTCGGTGA
- a CDS encoding beta-xylosidase/alpha-l-arabinosidase: MTANVAVETTPEIPLWNDPTLPVATRVDALVGAMTLEEKIAQLYGVWVGASDQGGEVAPHQHDMEEAVDLDALLPTGLGQLTRPFGTVPVDPALGALSLMRTQTRIAAANRFGIPAVAHEECLAGFAAWGATAYPVPLSWGATFDPDAVRAMAAAIGRDMRSVGIHQGLAPVLDVVRDARWGRVEETIGEDPYLVGTIGTAYVQGLESAGIVATLKHFVGYSASRAGRNLAPASVGARERADVLLPPFEMAVREGRTRSVMHAYTDIDGVPAAADETLLTGLLRDTWGFDGTVVADYFGIAFLKTLHGIAADWADAAGAALAAGVDVELPTVKTFGTPLVEAVAEGRVPESLVDRALRRVLAQKAALGLLDPDWNPLPPALDGADLDDPEALRGRIDLDRAENRELAREVAEKAVVLLTNDGTLPLARPRRIALVGPNAAEATAVLGCYSFPRHVGVQHPDVPVGIELPTLHAALAAEFPDADITVARGTGVDDGDLSGIGEAVDTAREADVVVAVLGDRAGLFGRGTSGEGCDAESLDLPGAQRQLLDALLDSGKPVVTVLLAGRPYALGRAVAESAAIVQSFFPGEEGTAALAGVLSGRTGPSGRLPVSVPRGTGAQPTTYLGARLAHVSDVSNIDPTPAFGFGHGLAYTTFTWSDLVAHTGEASTDGGFRLELTVRNTGERHGTEVVQLYLHDPVASVVQPVQRLVGYTRVPLAPGEARRVRVEVPADLASFTGRDGRRVVEPGDLELQFAASSTEPRLTAAVALTGPARRVDHTRRLHAVFTQEPAEGA; the protein is encoded by the coding sequence GTGACCGCCAACGTGGCCGTAGAGACCACCCCCGAAATCCCCCTGTGGAACGACCCCACCCTTCCCGTCGCCACCAGGGTCGACGCGCTCGTCGGCGCGATGACCCTCGAGGAGAAGATCGCCCAGCTCTACGGAGTGTGGGTCGGCGCCTCCGACCAGGGCGGCGAAGTCGCCCCCCACCAGCACGACATGGAGGAGGCCGTCGACCTCGACGCCCTCCTCCCCACCGGGCTGGGCCAACTCACCCGCCCCTTCGGCACCGTTCCCGTCGACCCCGCGCTCGGCGCGCTCTCCCTGATGCGCACCCAGACCCGCATCGCCGCGGCCAACCGCTTCGGCATTCCCGCCGTGGCCCACGAGGAGTGCCTGGCCGGCTTCGCCGCCTGGGGAGCCACGGCCTACCCCGTCCCGCTGTCCTGGGGCGCCACCTTCGACCCGGACGCGGTGCGCGCGATGGCCGCCGCCATCGGCCGCGACATGCGGTCCGTCGGCATCCACCAGGGCCTCGCACCCGTCCTGGACGTGGTCCGCGACGCCCGCTGGGGCCGGGTCGAGGAGACCATCGGAGAGGACCCCTACCTCGTCGGCACCATCGGGACCGCCTACGTCCAGGGCCTGGAGTCCGCCGGGATCGTCGCCACCCTGAAGCACTTCGTCGGCTACTCCGCCTCCCGCGCCGGCCGCAACCTCGCCCCCGCCTCCGTGGGCGCCCGCGAACGGGCCGACGTCCTGCTGCCGCCGTTCGAGATGGCCGTCCGCGAGGGCCGCACCCGCTCCGTGATGCACGCCTACACCGACATCGACGGCGTGCCCGCCGCGGCCGACGAGACGCTGCTGACCGGACTGCTGCGCGACACCTGGGGCTTCGACGGGACCGTCGTCGCCGACTACTTCGGCATCGCCTTCCTCAAGACTTTGCACGGCATCGCCGCCGACTGGGCCGACGCCGCGGGCGCCGCACTGGCGGCGGGCGTCGACGTGGAGCTGCCCACCGTCAAGACGTTCGGCACGCCACTCGTCGAGGCGGTCGCCGAGGGCCGTGTCCCGGAGTCACTCGTCGACCGGGCGCTGCGCCGGGTCCTCGCCCAGAAGGCGGCGCTCGGACTGCTCGACCCGGACTGGAACCCCCTCCCGCCCGCGCTCGACGGCGCCGACCTGGACGACCCGGAAGCGCTGCGCGGCCGGATCGACCTGGACCGGGCCGAGAACCGGGAACTGGCCCGCGAGGTCGCCGAGAAGGCGGTCGTGCTCCTCACCAACGACGGCACCCTGCCGCTCGCCCGGCCCCGCCGCATCGCCCTGGTCGGCCCCAACGCCGCCGAGGCGACGGCCGTACTCGGCTGCTACTCCTTCCCGCGGCACGTCGGCGTGCAGCACCCCGACGTCCCGGTCGGCATCGAACTGCCCACCCTGCACGCCGCCCTGGCCGCCGAGTTCCCCGACGCGGACATCACCGTCGCCCGCGGCACCGGCGTCGACGACGGCGACCTCTCCGGCATCGGCGAAGCGGTGGACACGGCCCGCGAGGCGGACGTCGTCGTCGCCGTCCTCGGCGACCGCGCCGGTCTGTTCGGCCGCGGCACCAGCGGCGAGGGCTGCGACGCCGAGTCCCTCGACCTGCCCGGCGCCCAGCGGCAACTCCTCGACGCGCTGCTCGACTCCGGCAAACCGGTCGTGACCGTCCTGCTCGCCGGCCGGCCCTACGCGCTCGGCCGGGCCGTGGCCGAGTCCGCGGCGATCGTGCAGTCGTTCTTCCCCGGCGAGGAGGGCACCGCCGCCCTCGCCGGTGTGCTCAGCGGGCGCACCGGTCCCTCCGGCAGGCTGCCCGTCAGCGTGCCGCGCGGTACGGGTGCCCAGCCGACCACCTATCTCGGGGCGCGGCTCGCCCACGTCAGCGACGTGTCCAACATCGACCCGACGCCCGCCTTCGGCTTCGGGCACGGACTCGCCTACACCACGTTCACCTGGAGCGACCTCGTCGCGCACACCGGGGAGGCGTCCACCGACGGCGGGTTCCGGCTCGAACTCACCGTCCGCAACACCGGCGAACGGCACGGCACCGAGGTCGTCCAGCTCTACCTGCACGACCCCGTCGCCTCCGTCGTCCAGCCGGTGCAGCGACTCGTCGGCTACACGCGCGTGCCGCTCGCCCCGGGCGAGGCCCGCCGGGTGCGCGTCGAGGTACCCGCCGACCTCGCCTCCTTCACCGGCCGCGACGGCCGGCGCGTCGTCGAACCGGGCGACCTGGAGCTGCAGTTCGCCGCGTCCAGCACCGAGCCCCGTCTGACGGCGGCGGTCGCCCTCACCGGGCCGGCACGCCGGGTCGACCACACGCGGCGGCTGCACGCCGTGTTCACGCAGGAACCCGCCGAGGGCGCCTGA
- a CDS encoding carbohydrate ABC transporter permease, with translation MRRRPNYLAGVGSLVWLLLVGLPLYVMLAATLRTRQDYAENGPVSLPDSFTLDNFTGAFDSGFGQYFVNTLVVTACVIGIVLLLVPPLAYAIVRSRGRTTSAIFRLFLLGLAIPAQAVIVPMFYLISEAGLYDNLLGVILPTAAFCLPMSALILSGSMRDISPELYEAMAMDGASPRRMFFQLVVPLSRGGLSTIVVFSALQAWNGFLFPLVLTQSESTKVVTLGLYNFQTAHGIDIPGLLGAVVLSMVPILLVYLFARRALVQGLMGVGGK, from the coding sequence ATGAGGCGCCGACCGAACTACCTGGCCGGCGTCGGCTCGCTCGTCTGGCTCCTCCTGGTCGGCCTGCCGCTGTACGTGATGCTCGCCGCGACCCTGCGCACCCGCCAGGACTACGCCGAGAACGGGCCGGTCTCCCTCCCGGACAGCTTCACGCTGGACAACTTCACCGGCGCCTTCGACTCGGGCTTCGGCCAGTACTTCGTCAACACACTCGTCGTCACCGCCTGCGTGATCGGCATCGTGCTGCTGCTGGTCCCGCCGCTCGCCTACGCGATCGTCCGCAGCCGCGGCAGAACCACGTCGGCGATCTTCCGGCTGTTCCTGCTCGGCCTCGCCATCCCGGCCCAGGCCGTGATCGTGCCGATGTTCTACCTGATCAGCGAAGCCGGACTGTACGACAACCTCCTCGGCGTCATCCTGCCCACGGCCGCGTTCTGCCTGCCGATGTCCGCCCTGATCCTCAGCGGCTCCATGCGCGACATCTCCCCGGAGCTGTACGAGGCCATGGCGATGGACGGCGCGAGCCCGCGGCGCATGTTCTTCCAGCTCGTCGTGCCGCTGTCCCGCGGCGGACTCTCCACGATCGTGGTGTTCTCCGCACTCCAGGCGTGGAACGGCTTCCTGTTCCCGCTCGTCCTGACCCAGTCCGAGTCCACCAAGGTGGTCACGCTGGGCCTGTACAACTTCCAGACCGCGCACGGGATCGACATCCCCGGTCTGCTGGGAGCCGTGGTGCTGTCCATGGTGCCCATCCTGCTCGTCTACCTGTTCGCCCGTCGCGCCCTGGTCCAGGGGCTGATGGGCGTCGGAGGAAAGTGA
- a CDS encoding carbohydrate ABC transporter permease has product MTTQITSARPAAGPRKGTRRRPPASSATKVGRPGFAWALPAAVFFSLFAIVPLIMVAVLSFMSWDGLSSPEFVGMDNWSRLMDDPVMLKSIWLTLLLTALGVVMQTPLSILLGVWAAGHQRNRAVLSVIYFIPLLLSATAVSVLWRALLDPNFGIPADATWLFGDGNLFGEQATAIGVLAFVSTWQFTPFHTLIYQGAARAVPQVLYQAAEIDGAGRYRQFFHITLPQLRTSMITSMILMIVGGLTTFETVLILTQGGPGTDTTISAYYMYDKAFKSFDYGTGSAIALALVVAATIISLIVVRVSGYDKMRSSAEGVS; this is encoded by the coding sequence ATGACCACACAGATCACGAGCGCCCGGCCCGCCGCCGGACCCCGCAAGGGGACCCGGCGGCGGCCGCCCGCCTCGTCCGCGACGAAGGTGGGCCGCCCCGGCTTCGCCTGGGCGCTGCCCGCCGCAGTGTTCTTCTCCCTCTTCGCGATCGTCCCGCTGATCATGGTGGCGGTGCTGTCCTTCATGAGCTGGGACGGCCTCAGCTCGCCCGAGTTCGTCGGCATGGACAACTGGTCGCGCCTGATGGACGACCCGGTGATGCTGAAGAGCATCTGGCTGACCCTGCTGCTGACCGCGCTCGGCGTGGTCATGCAGACCCCGCTGAGCATCCTGCTCGGCGTCTGGGCCGCCGGTCACCAGCGCAACCGCGCCGTCCTCTCGGTCATCTACTTCATCCCGCTGCTGCTGTCCGCCACGGCCGTGTCCGTGCTGTGGCGGGCGCTGCTCGACCCGAACTTCGGCATCCCGGCCGACGCCACCTGGCTCTTCGGCGACGGCAACCTGTTCGGTGAACAGGCCACCGCCATCGGGGTGCTGGCGTTCGTCAGCACCTGGCAGTTCACTCCGTTCCACACGCTGATCTACCAGGGCGCCGCCCGCGCGGTCCCGCAGGTCCTGTACCAGGCGGCGGAGATCGACGGGGCGGGCCGCTACCGGCAGTTCTTCCACATCACGCTGCCGCAGCTGCGCACCTCCATGATCACCTCGATGATCCTGATGATCGTCGGCGGCCTGACCACCTTCGAGACGGTCCTCATCCTGACCCAGGGCGGCCCCGGCACCGACACCACCATCAGCGCCTACTACATGTACGACAAGGCGTTCAAGAGCTTCGACTACGGCACCGGCTCGGCGATCGCCCTGGCCCTGGTCGTCGCGGCCACGATCATCTCGCTGATCGTCGTCCGGGTCTCCGGCTACGACAAGATGCGCAGCTCGGCGGAGGGTGTGTCATGA
- a CDS encoding ABC transporter substrate-binding protein — translation MKTRARLPRLVATGATLALALSLSACGDGNGGASSDDGKIHVLVYGDASNKVEQQIVDTFNKTSDVKAVLDTIPGADYQKKLQTIISTSQAPDIFYNWGGGSIKPFVKADLLLPLDDFIKKNPDLEKKFLPAVFDNAVVDGKPYGVPMRGTQPVLLFHNKKVLDDAGVQPPKTWNELLDAVKKLKDEGVTPIALGGGDVWPTQMWFQYLYDRIAGPELFAKAIGGDKSAWESPDSKKALGMIRELVDAGAFGKNYDSVKYTNGGSVQLVASGKAGFELMGSWYFSQQLTDHKEFAEKGLGYTAFPAVEGGKGDPADVAGNPNNYYSVMKKTKHPEAVAEFLKLMYSDEFVKAHLEIGNLPTTTNTDKFIDTSGTPEYSRFQYDLVTDAPSFQLSWDQAYPQKASSDMYKAIQQFFNGTLDTDGFIKAMQALPTE, via the coding sequence ATGAAGACACGTGCGCGCTTGCCCAGACTGGTCGCCACCGGTGCGACGCTCGCCCTGGCGCTGAGCCTGTCGGCCTGCGGCGACGGGAACGGCGGGGCGTCGTCCGACGACGGCAAGATCCATGTCCTGGTCTACGGGGACGCCAGCAACAAGGTCGAACAGCAGATCGTCGACACCTTCAACAAGACGTCCGACGTCAAGGCGGTCCTGGACACCATCCCCGGTGCCGACTACCAGAAGAAGCTCCAGACGATCATCAGCACCTCGCAGGCCCCCGACATCTTCTACAACTGGGGCGGCGGCAGCATCAAGCCGTTCGTCAAGGCGGACCTGCTGCTGCCGCTCGACGACTTCATCAAGAAGAACCCGGACCTGGAGAAGAAGTTCCTGCCGGCCGTCTTCGACAACGCCGTCGTCGACGGCAAGCCGTACGGCGTTCCGATGCGCGGCACCCAGCCCGTCCTGCTCTTCCACAACAAGAAGGTCCTCGACGACGCGGGCGTCCAGCCGCCGAAGACCTGGAACGAGCTGCTCGACGCGGTCAAGAAGCTCAAGGACGAGGGCGTGACACCGATCGCGCTCGGCGGCGGCGACGTCTGGCCCACCCAGATGTGGTTCCAGTACCTCTACGACCGCATAGCCGGCCCGGAGCTGTTCGCGAAGGCCATCGGGGGCGACAAGAGCGCCTGGGAGAGTCCGGACAGCAAGAAGGCCCTGGGCATGATCAGGGAACTCGTCGACGCCGGCGCCTTCGGCAAGAACTACGACTCCGTCAAGTACACCAACGGCGGCTCGGTGCAGCTGGTGGCCTCGGGCAAGGCCGGCTTCGAGCTGATGGGCTCCTGGTACTTCTCCCAGCAGCTGACGGATCACAAGGAGTTCGCCGAGAAGGGCCTCGGCTACACCGCCTTCCCGGCCGTCGAGGGCGGCAAGGGCGATCCGGCCGACGTCGCGGGCAACCCCAACAACTACTACTCGGTGATGAAGAAGACCAAGCACCCCGAGGCCGTCGCCGAGTTCCTGAAGCTCATGTACTCCGACGAGTTCGTCAAGGCACACCTGGAGATCGGCAACCTGCCGACCACGACCAACACCGACAAGTTCATCGACACCTCAGGCACCCCCGAGTACTCGCGCTTCCAGTACGACCTCGTCACCGACGCCCCGTCGTTCCAGCTGTCCTGGGACCAGGCGTACCCGCAGAAGGCGAGCTCGGACATGTACAAGGCCATCCAGCAGTTCTTCAACGGAACGCTCGACACGGACGGCTTCATCAAGGCCATGCAGGCCCTCCCGACCGAGTGA